A window of Actinomycetota bacterium contains these coding sequences:
- a CDS encoding Ig-like domain-containing protein, with protein sequence MKRISIRTLAISLAMAAGLLAASPAFSASTPGSVAIQSPASGDATSQTVTVRWAWRSGKSVTSTSRVDVQATINGVFWNTIAPNVPIRNGSVDWDTRGWPDFPYGLRIAVRNTTVKSPVVSPIIVDNTAPSVAITRPREGDVIVDDETVASFAVVAGSATLEAQAQDSLSGVEVVEWMLDENSIGQGSSLPYDFSVTPGQHTLTALATDRAGNSASTSISILVLPGLGALDPITGLLPSDQPSPNPGEFPAPLPSDVPSPGEDPVPLPSDVPSPDEDPAPLPSDVPSPDEDPAPLPSDIPLPL encoded by the coding sequence ATGAAGAGAATCTCGATCCGCACGCTGGCGATTTCGCTGGCAATGGCGGCCGGCCTCCTTGCAGCCTCCCCGGCATTCAGCGCCTCCACCCCGGGGTCGGTTGCGATTCAGTCACCTGCCTCCGGCGACGCCACAAGCCAAACCGTAACGGTTCGGTGGGCATGGCGCAGCGGGAAGTCGGTAACGTCAACCTCTCGCGTCGACGTTCAAGCAACGATTAACGGGGTCTTCTGGAACACGATCGCGCCAAACGTTCCCATCCGAAACGGCAGCGTGGATTGGGATACTCGCGGCTGGCCGGATTTCCCCTATGGCCTGCGGATAGCCGTTCGGAACACCACAGTGAAGAGCCCGGTCGTGAGCCCGATCATCGTGGATAACACCGCCCCCTCGGTAGCCATCACCCGTCCGAGAGAAGGCGACGTCATCGTCGACGACGAGACCGTTGCGTCGTTCGCGGTCGTAGCCGGCTCGGCAACGCTCGAAGCTCAAGCTCAGGACAGCTTGTCCGGTGTTGAGGTCGTCGAGTGGATGCTTGACGAGAACTCCATCGGCCAGGGGTCGTCTCTGCCCTATGACTTCAGCGTCACGCCGGGGCAGCACACGCTGACTGCCCTCGCAACCGACCGAGCAGGAAACTCAGCTTCGACCTCGATCTCGATTCTTGTGTTGCCCGGACTTGGAGCACTTGATCCGATCACGGGACTGCTCCCGAGCGATCAGCCGTCCCCGAACCCCGGCGAGTTCCCGGCGCCTTTGCCGAGTGACGTTCCGTCACCGGGCGAGGACCCGGTGCCTTTGCCGAGCGACGTTCCGTCACCGGACGAGGACCCAGCGCCTTTGCCGAGCGACGTTCCGTCACCGGACGAGGACCCAGCGCCTTTGCCGAGCGACATTCCGCTACCGCTCTAA
- the glpK gene encoding glycerol kinase GlpK has translation MSFILAIDAGTTGVTALLIRPDAGVAARGYREFPQHFPRPGWVEHDPEEIWQAALTAVASAIEAARARPQDVTAIGITNQRETTVLWERATLRPVANAIVWQDRRTAGRCDELREDETALRAKTGLVLDPYFSATKLEWLLTNIPGARTRAEAGELAFGTIDSWLVARLTGGAEHVTDPTNAGRTLLYDIYRREWDDALLSMFDVPRALLPEIRPSSGHFGQADLLGARVPIAGIAGDQQAALFGQGCFEPGMTKNTYGTGSFVLMNAGTKAPSPAPGLLVTPACGTDGGIAYAMEGSIFVTGAAIQWLRDGLGILEHAAETGALAESVADTAGVYFVPALTGLGSPHWDPYARGAILGITRGTGRAHIVRAAVEAMAYQTRDVTEAMAGGAGVRLAELRVDGGASVMDFLCQFQSDQLGVPVRRPAIQETTALGAAFLAGLSEGVWSSTTEISDAWRLDKEFLPREPDDRLYAGWLRAVSRARDWARD, from the coding sequence ATGTCGTTCATCCTGGCAATCGACGCCGGCACCACCGGCGTGACGGCACTGCTGATACGACCCGACGCCGGCGTGGCCGCGCGCGGGTATCGGGAGTTCCCTCAGCACTTCCCTCGCCCCGGCTGGGTCGAGCACGACCCCGAGGAGATCTGGCAAGCCGCACTCACCGCGGTGGCATCCGCAATCGAAGCCGCCAGAGCACGCCCGCAGGACGTCACCGCAATCGGGATCACCAATCAACGCGAAACGACCGTGCTGTGGGAGCGAGCAACCTTGCGCCCGGTAGCCAACGCAATCGTATGGCAAGACCGGCGCACCGCCGGACGTTGCGACGAGTTGCGCGAGGACGAGACCGCATTGCGCGCAAAGACCGGGCTCGTCCTAGACCCCTACTTCAGCGCCACAAAGCTCGAGTGGTTGCTGACGAACATTCCCGGCGCGCGCACGCGCGCCGAGGCAGGGGAACTCGCTTTCGGCACGATCGACTCCTGGCTTGTCGCACGATTGACCGGCGGCGCCGAGCATGTGACCGACCCGACGAACGCCGGCCGGACGCTCCTGTACGACATCTATCGCCGCGAGTGGGACGACGCGCTGCTGTCGATGTTCGATGTCCCGCGCGCGCTCCTGCCCGAGATTCGCCCATCCAGCGGGCACTTCGGACAGGCCGATCTGCTCGGCGCGCGCGTGCCGATCGCCGGAATCGCCGGCGACCAACAGGCGGCGCTGTTCGGACAGGGATGCTTCGAGCCCGGGATGACCAAGAACACCTACGGCACGGGGTCCTTTGTACTGATGAACGCGGGGACGAAAGCACCGTCACCGGCACCCGGATTGCTCGTCACCCCCGCTTGCGGCACCGACGGAGGGATCGCCTACGCGATGGAAGGCTCAATCTTCGTCACCGGCGCAGCCATCCAATGGCTGCGCGACGGATTGGGCATCCTAGAGCACGCAGCCGAAACGGGAGCCCTTGCGGAAAGCGTTGCCGACACCGCAGGGGTGTACTTCGTTCCCGCCCTCACGGGGCTAGGCTCCCCCCACTGGGACCCCTACGCGCGTGGCGCCATCCTCGGGATCACCCGGGGAACCGGCCGCGCGCACATCGTGCGCGCGGCCGTCGAAGCCATGGCTTACCAAACCCGCGACGTCACCGAGGCGATGGCCGGCGGAGCCGGCGTCCGACTTGCGGAGCTGCGCGTGGACGGCGGAGCGAGCGTGATGGACTTCCTGTGCCAGTTCCAGTCCGACCAACTCGGCGTGCCGGTGCGCAGACCCGCGATACAAGAGACGACGGCTCTTGGGGCAGCCTTTCTTGCGGGGCTGTCCGAAGGCGTTTGGTCGTCGACAACCGAAATCTCCGACGCGTGGCGCCTGGACAAGGAGTTCTTGCCGCGCGAACCCGACGACAGGCTGTATGCGGGGTGGCTCCGTGCAGTCTCGCGCGCGCGAGACTGGGCGCGGGACTAA
- a CDS encoding lysophospholipid acyltransferase family protein: protein MKYVIIGPIFRLLFRPWAEGVENIPKDGPVVLCPNHLSFIDSFLVPVMIPRKVVFLGKSDYFDKWYTRWFYAGVGVIPVRREGGSAGEASLQAGVEQLKKGMVVGVYPEGTRSPDGRLYRGKTGPARMALRAHCPIIPVAVFGTNDALPTGKYIPKRRRVGVRYGKPLDFSRYDGKEDDRFVLRSVTDELMYELMLLAGQEYVDEYASKFKKGGARPASSLGSGEPERRAS, encoded by the coding sequence ATGAAGTACGTAATCATCGGGCCGATCTTTCGGCTGCTCTTTCGCCCGTGGGCTGAGGGAGTCGAGAACATCCCAAAGGACGGGCCGGTCGTTCTGTGCCCTAACCACCTGTCGTTTATTGACAGCTTCTTGGTGCCCGTCATGATCCCGCGCAAAGTAGTGTTCCTCGGCAAGAGCGATTACTTCGACAAGTGGTATACGCGTTGGTTTTATGCCGGAGTCGGTGTTATTCCGGTGCGGCGAGAGGGTGGGAGCGCGGGCGAGGCATCCCTGCAGGCCGGGGTCGAACAGCTCAAGAAGGGAATGGTGGTTGGCGTTTATCCGGAAGGCACGCGATCGCCGGACGGCCGGCTGTACCGGGGGAAGACGGGCCCCGCGCGGATGGCGCTGCGCGCGCACTGTCCGATCATCCCGGTTGCTGTGTTCGGGACCAACGACGCATTGCCGACGGGCAAGTACATTCCCAAGCGCCGGCGTGTCGGCGTGCGTTACGGCAAGCCGCTGGACTTCTCGCGCTACGACGGCAAGGAAGACGATCGCTTTGTGCTGCGGTCGGTGACCGACGAGTTGATGTACGAGTTGATGCTGCTGGCCGGGCAGGAGTACGTCGACGAGTACGCGTCGAAGTTCAAGAAGGGCGGCGCGCGCCCGGCGTCTTCTCTCGGATCCGGCGAACCCGAGCGGCGCGCGAGTTAG
- a CDS encoding alpha/beta fold hydrolase, which yields MSTIEIMRGAEPWGSDGDRTGALFLHGFTGTPQSVRAWAEGVARDGHTVLVPRLPGHGTTVADMQTTSAEDWVGEAEMSLRGLRERCDRIFVCGLSMGGTLTLDIAARLSEWITGIIVVNPAVYTTDPRRVLAPLLGRLPLTLKGVAGDIADPEQSELAYDRVPTKAASSMLGYQDRVKARLGSVRAPALVFTSRQDHVVNPGNGPFVIEHIASSDKELVWLERSYHVATLDFDRDLILERTIQFIKERTD from the coding sequence ATGAGCACCATCGAGATCATGCGCGGGGCCGAACCTTGGGGCTCGGACGGGGATCGCACGGGTGCGCTCTTCCTGCACGGCTTCACGGGAACCCCACAGAGCGTTCGCGCCTGGGCCGAAGGCGTCGCCCGGGACGGCCACACCGTTCTGGTCCCTCGCCTGCCCGGACACGGCACGACCGTGGCCGACATGCAGACCACCAGCGCCGAGGACTGGGTCGGCGAAGCCGAGATGAGCCTTCGCGGCCTTCGCGAACGGTGCGACCGGATCTTCGTTTGCGGACTGTCGATGGGTGGAACTCTGACGTTGGACATCGCCGCACGCCTCTCGGAATGGATCACCGGCATCATCGTGGTCAACCCCGCCGTCTACACGACCGATCCCCGCCGAGTTCTGGCACCGCTGCTGGGCCGGCTGCCGCTCACGCTCAAGGGGGTAGCCGGCGACATCGCCGACCCCGAGCAGTCCGAACTTGCCTACGACCGCGTTCCAACCAAGGCCGCATCCTCGATGCTCGGATACCAAGATCGGGTCAAGGCCCGCCTGGGCAGCGTCCGCGCTCCGGCCCTCGTTTTCACTTCGCGCCAGGACCACGTCGTGAACCCAGGCAACGGCCCCTTCGTCATCGAACACATTGCATCCAGCGACAAAGAACTCGTGTGGCTCGAGCGCTCATATCACGTCGCGACCCTGGACTTCGATCGCGACTTGATCCTGGAGCGCACCATCCAGTTCATAAAGGAACGCACCGACTAA
- a CDS encoding carbamate kinase: protein MRIVVALGGNAILHRGERGTISEQRAVIREACEDLARLVVAGHQLVLTHGNGPQVGRLLVQNEVLPGQFPPLPLDVLVAETQGQLGYLIQQELVAALRRAWVPRCVVTVVTQSVVDVADPAMDHPSKPVGPHLTDSAARDLRARGHAVGAVSGGGWRRLVASPEPYAIVEEDALRALLERDVIPIAAGGGGIPVVREGNAYRGISAVVDKDLSAAVLVRAARADLLLVLTDVERVVRGFGTPDARPIDRLTIVDARAGLASGEFPPGSMGPKVSAAVQVVTAGGRAIIASLSQVEDALAGRAGTEIVA from the coding sequence ATGCGCATTGTCGTGGCGCTGGGTGGAAACGCGATCCTGCACCGAGGCGAGCGCGGAACGATCTCGGAACAACGAGCGGTGATTCGTGAGGCGTGCGAAGATCTAGCGCGCCTAGTGGTCGCGGGGCACCAACTGGTTCTCACCCACGGCAACGGTCCGCAAGTCGGGCGACTGCTCGTGCAAAACGAGGTCTTGCCGGGGCAGTTTCCGCCGCTCCCTCTCGATGTGCTGGTGGCCGAGACGCAAGGACAGCTCGGATACCTCATCCAGCAGGAACTTGTCGCGGCGCTTCGCCGGGCATGGGTTCCGCGCTGCGTCGTGACGGTCGTGACGCAGTCGGTCGTGGATGTCGCCGATCCGGCGATGGACCATCCTTCCAAGCCTGTTGGCCCCCACCTCACAGACAGCGCTGCCCGGGACCTGCGCGCGCGCGGTCACGCGGTCGGAGCGGTCTCAGGAGGCGGTTGGCGGCGATTGGTGGCGTCTCCTGAGCCGTACGCGATCGTCGAGGAGGACGCGTTGCGCGCGTTGTTGGAGCGCGACGTGATCCCGATCGCCGCTGGTGGAGGCGGCATTCCGGTGGTACGCGAGGGCAACGCTTATCGAGGCATATCCGCCGTGGTCGACAAGGACCTGTCGGCCGCAGTGCTGGTGCGCGCGGCGAGGGCCGATTTGCTGCTTGTCCTCACCGACGTCGAGCGCGTTGTGCGCGGATTCGGCACGCCGGACGCCCGGCCGATCGACAGGCTGACGATCGTGGATGCGCGCGCGGGGCTGGCGTCGGGGGAGTTCCCCCCAGGTTCGATGGGTCCGAAGGTGTCGGCGGCCGTTCAGGTCGTCACCGCGGGTGGACGAGCGATCATCGCGTCGTTGTCCCAGGTTGAGGACGCACTCGCGGGACGGGCCGGCACCGAGATCGTTGCGTGA
- a CDS encoding GTP-binding protein — MTQVDGRRRVVIMGAAGRDFHNFNTVFRNDPNTEVVAFTATQIPYIEDRAYPHALAGPLYPKGIRIVSEEDLADLVWGERVDEVVFSYSDVSHETVMHSASIAIAAGADFRLLGPHLTMLHSIKPVAAVCAARTGAGKSQTTRRVAEILKDAGMRVVVVRHPMPYGNLEASRVQRFASLADLDAAHVTIEEREEYEPHIARGSVVYSGVDYEDVLRRAEEEADVVLWDGGNNDLPFFRPDVHITVVDPLRAGHESRYHPGEANVRMAHAILINKIDSATPEQVAEVEASVRNLNPAATVIRARSPITVSGDVELAGRRVLVIEDGPTVTHGGMLFGAGVVAARAAGAAEIVDPRQWAVGTIAETFDRYPGIGPLLPAMGYSDRQVADLAETIDRTPVDVVVIATPVDLRRILSLKKPAVRVTYELEEVGAPTLSDALGPITS, encoded by the coding sequence ATGACTCAGGTTGACGGACGGCGTCGCGTCGTGATCATGGGGGCCGCGGGCCGCGACTTCCACAACTTCAACACGGTGTTTCGCAACGACCCGAACACCGAGGTCGTGGCCTTCACTGCAACCCAGATCCCCTACATCGAGGACCGGGCGTATCCGCATGCTCTGGCGGGGCCTTTGTACCCGAAGGGGATTCGCATCGTTTCGGAAGAGGATCTCGCGGATCTGGTGTGGGGCGAGCGCGTGGACGAGGTCGTGTTCTCCTACTCCGACGTGTCTCACGAGACGGTGATGCACTCGGCGTCGATCGCGATCGCCGCCGGTGCGGATTTCCGGTTGCTCGGACCTCATCTGACGATGCTGCATTCGATCAAACCGGTTGCCGCCGTGTGCGCCGCCCGCACAGGCGCCGGGAAATCGCAAACCACGCGAAGGGTCGCCGAGATTCTGAAGGACGCGGGGATGCGTGTCGTCGTGGTGCGGCACCCCATGCCGTACGGGAACCTGGAGGCGAGTCGCGTGCAGCGTTTTGCCTCACTCGCGGATCTGGATGCGGCCCACGTCACGATCGAGGAGCGTGAGGAGTACGAACCGCACATCGCGCGCGGCAGCGTCGTGTACTCGGGCGTCGACTACGAGGACGTCTTGCGACGGGCCGAGGAAGAAGCCGACGTTGTGCTGTGGGATGGCGGGAACAACGACCTACCGTTCTTCCGTCCCGACGTGCACATCACCGTTGTCGACCCGCTGCGGGCCGGTCACGAGAGCCGGTACCACCCGGGTGAGGCGAACGTCCGCATGGCGCACGCGATCTTGATCAACAAGATCGACTCTGCGACACCCGAGCAAGTGGCGGAGGTTGAGGCATCTGTGCGCAACCTCAATCCGGCGGCGACGGTGATACGCGCGCGTTCTCCGATCACGGTGTCGGGTGATGTGGAACTGGCCGGTCGTCGCGTTCTGGTCATCGAGGACGGACCGACGGTCACCCATGGCGGGATGTTGTTCGGAGCCGGCGTTGTGGCCGCGCGCGCGGCCGGGGCGGCGGAGATCGTGGACCCGCGTCAGTGGGCCGTCGGCACGATTGCTGAGACGTTTGATCGGTATCCGGGGATCGGCCCGCTGCTGCCGGCGATGGGGTATTCGGACCGACAGGTAGCCGACCTCGCGGAGACCATCGACCGCACTCCAGTGGATGTGGTCGTCATCGCTACTCCGGTCGATCTCCGTCGGATCTTGTCCTTGAAGAAGCCCGCGGTGCGAGTGACCTACGAACTGGAAGAGGTCGGCGCACCCACGCTTTCCGACGCGCTGGGACCGATCACGTCGTAG
- a CDS encoding heavy metal-associated domain-containing protein: MIELTVGGMTCGGCEQSVRNALGRIPGVADVKADHSTGLVVVGASGPVERAALESAIEDAGYLVVPQGKDLL, translated from the coding sequence ATGATCGAGCTGACCGTCGGTGGAATGACTTGCGGGGGTTGCGAGCAGAGCGTTCGAAACGCACTGGGGCGGATACCAGGGGTTGCGGACGTGAAGGCCGACCACTCGACGGGTTTGGTGGTAGTGGGCGCGAGCGGCCCCGTCGAGCGAGCCGCGCTCGAGAGTGCGATCGAGGACGCGGGGTACCTGGTGGTTCCGCAAGGCAAGGACTTGCTGTAG
- a CDS encoding heavy metal translocating P-type ATPase: MTTGENLPIELDIQGMTCAACASRIERVLGRQAGVTSASVNFATEHARVVLSDAVRVEALIEAVERAGYGATPRGTAREIVSPERMYARRLLVAAGLAIPAVAIGMSGVHHRWAIAIVWALVTPVQFWAGWPFLSSAVKKARMGESNMDTLVSVGTLSAYTYSVWSFLSGRDDVYFEIAAAVIAFILLGKYLEAGARGRASAAIRALLELGAKEARVLRDGAEIVIPAARIQVGDRLVIRPGEKIPTDGVVVSGASAVDESMVTGESVPREKVLGDEVIGGTINREGALMVDATRIGADTALSQIVRLVEEAQDSKAPIQRLVDRVAGVFVPIVLLIAAGTFAAWMFAGKPVGEALVPTVAVLIVACPCAMGLATPVAIMVGTGRGAQLGVLIRGGEVLERSRSVDVVLLDKTGTVTLGRMSVTDVVVDTWNHGAASTSELLRLAASVEALSEHPIAKAVVAQANLEGLSISGAEGFAASGGRGARGVVEGRDVLVGRPEFLGEAGLMSCTELDERRASMESQGKSVFAVGWDRRVRGLIAVADTIKPTSPGAVRAIERLGLSTVLLTGDNRATAEAIARQAGISEVVAGVLPGRKAEVVREIQASGRRVAMVGDGINDAPALATADLGIAIGSGTDVAIEASDITLVGDDLLGVPTAIRLSRRTFRTIVQNLFWAFGYNVLLIPLAAAGKVNPMLAGLAMAFSSVSVVANALRLKRVSPVTGG, translated from the coding sequence GTGACAACGGGCGAGAACCTTCCGATCGAGCTTGATATCCAGGGGATGACTTGCGCGGCTTGCGCTTCCAGGATTGAAAGAGTTCTTGGGCGACAGGCCGGCGTTACATCGGCCAGTGTTAATTTCGCGACCGAGCACGCGCGCGTGGTGCTGTCCGACGCCGTGCGGGTAGAGGCCTTGATCGAGGCCGTCGAACGAGCAGGTTACGGTGCGACTCCGCGCGGGACTGCTCGAGAGATCGTGTCGCCGGAGCGCATGTACGCCCGGCGGTTGCTGGTTGCGGCGGGCCTTGCGATTCCGGCAGTCGCAATCGGGATGAGCGGCGTTCACCATCGTTGGGCGATCGCGATTGTGTGGGCCCTGGTGACGCCGGTGCAGTTCTGGGCGGGATGGCCGTTCCTCTCGAGTGCTGTGAAGAAAGCTCGAATGGGCGAGTCCAACATGGATACTCTGGTGTCGGTCGGCACGCTATCGGCGTACACCTACAGCGTGTGGTCGTTCCTGTCGGGCAGGGACGATGTCTACTTCGAGATCGCCGCCGCGGTCATCGCTTTCATCTTGCTCGGCAAGTACTTGGAGGCCGGCGCGCGCGGGCGCGCGTCGGCGGCGATCCGGGCCCTTTTGGAGTTGGGAGCCAAGGAGGCGCGGGTCTTGCGCGACGGCGCCGAGATAGTCATTCCGGCCGCCCGGATACAGGTCGGTGACCGACTTGTTATTCGCCCGGGAGAGAAGATTCCCACAGACGGAGTAGTGGTCTCGGGTGCGTCGGCCGTGGATGAGTCCATGGTGACGGGCGAGAGCGTTCCTCGCGAGAAGGTTCTCGGCGACGAGGTGATTGGTGGAACGATCAACCGGGAGGGCGCTCTCATGGTCGACGCCACGCGGATCGGCGCTGACACCGCGCTCTCGCAGATCGTTCGATTGGTGGAGGAGGCCCAGGACTCGAAGGCACCGATTCAGCGCTTAGTCGATCGCGTCGCCGGCGTGTTCGTTCCAATCGTGCTGCTGATTGCGGCGGGGACCTTCGCCGCGTGGATGTTTGCGGGGAAGCCCGTCGGGGAGGCCCTTGTTCCGACCGTCGCGGTGCTGATCGTGGCATGTCCGTGCGCGATGGGTTTGGCGACTCCGGTAGCGATCATGGTTGGAACCGGGCGCGGCGCACAGCTCGGCGTGCTGATTCGCGGCGGGGAAGTTCTCGAACGTTCACGTTCCGTGGACGTCGTGCTGCTCGACAAGACGGGAACGGTCACGCTTGGCCGGATGTCGGTGACCGATGTCGTCGTCGATACGTGGAACCACGGAGCGGCAAGCACGTCTGAGTTGCTGCGGCTCGCTGCCTCGGTTGAGGCGCTGAGTGAGCATCCCATCGCGAAGGCTGTGGTGGCGCAGGCGAACTTGGAGGGTCTCTCGATTTCGGGAGCGGAAGGGTTCGCGGCTTCGGGAGGTCGGGGCGCGCGCGGCGTGGTGGAGGGTCGCGATGTGCTCGTCGGACGTCCGGAGTTCTTGGGTGAAGCGGGCTTGATGTCGTGTACGGAGTTGGATGAGCGGCGCGCGTCGATGGAATCGCAGGGAAAGAGCGTGTTCGCAGTGGGGTGGGACCGACGGGTTCGAGGACTTATCGCCGTTGCCGACACGATCAAGCCGACGAGCCCTGGGGCCGTGCGCGCGATCGAACGGCTGGGGTTGTCGACGGTCTTGCTGACCGGTGACAACCGCGCGACGGCGGAGGCAATCGCGCGCCAGGCCGGAATCAGTGAGGTTGTGGCGGGCGTCCTTCCCGGACGCAAGGCGGAGGTCGTTCGCGAGATCCAAGCCTCGGGTCGTCGCGTGGCTATGGTCGGCGACGGAATCAACGACGCACCGGCCCTGGCGACCGCCGACCTTGGGATCGCCATCGGGAGCGGGACGGACGTGGCGATTGAGGCCAGCGACATCACCCTGGTGGGGGACGATCTGCTGGGCGTTCCGACGGCGATCCGGCTGTCGCGCCGCACGTTTCGCACTATCGTTCAGAATCTGTTCTGGGCGTTCGGCTACAACGTTCTGCTCATCCCACTGGCCGCGGCGGGGAAGGTCAACCCGATGCTCGCGGGGCTGGCGATGGCCTTCTCGAGCGTGAGTGTGGTGGCCAACGCTTTGCGGCTGAAACGGGTGAGTCCGGTGACTGGAGGATGA
- a CDS encoding ROK family glucokinase: MLTLGIDVGGTKIAAGVVDDSGAVLARRKVLTEAGRPEAVVAGIVKVAAELHAAAPGIAAVGVGAAGIVDFRRGVVLFAPNISWRDVPLRSMLAGRLGVPVVVDNDANVAAWGEAFHGAGAGARDQILLTVGTGVGGGFVLGGELYRGAHGAAAEVGHMVVNAGGPVCGCGARGCLEAMASGTAIGRIARERGDDPAAAGVLARASGDLAAITGEMVGDAAVEGDPFAVSVVAEAGGWLGVGIASLVNLLDPDVVVVGGGVATGVGELLLAPARARMRGAVMGDEFRSHPPVVPAMLGDDAGVIGAAALARQVASGRRAPD; the protein is encoded by the coding sequence ATGCTTACGCTCGGTATCGATGTCGGCGGCACCAAGATTGCTGCGGGCGTCGTTGACGATTCCGGGGCGGTTCTGGCACGCCGCAAGGTTCTCACCGAGGCCGGCCGGCCCGAAGCGGTAGTGGCGGGAATCGTCAAAGTGGCGGCGGAATTGCACGCGGCGGCTCCAGGCATCGCGGCCGTCGGCGTAGGTGCTGCCGGAATCGTCGATTTCCGCCGCGGAGTGGTGCTATTCGCTCCCAACATTTCGTGGCGTGATGTCCCGCTCCGCTCGATGCTGGCGGGTCGACTCGGCGTCCCGGTTGTGGTCGACAACGACGCAAACGTGGCCGCGTGGGGCGAGGCGTTTCACGGCGCGGGAGCGGGCGCCCGAGACCAGATTCTGCTGACGGTGGGCACCGGCGTCGGCGGGGGTTTCGTCCTGGGGGGCGAGTTGTACCGGGGCGCGCATGGAGCCGCCGCGGAGGTCGGACACATGGTGGTCAACGCCGGGGGACCGGTGTGCGGTTGCGGCGCGCGCGGGTGTTTGGAGGCGATGGCAAGCGGAACCGCGATCGGCCGCATCGCCCGCGAGCGCGGTGATGACCCGGCGGCCGCCGGTGTGCTGGCGCGCGCCTCAGGTGATCTCGCGGCGATTACGGGCGAGATGGTGGGGGATGCGGCCGTCGAAGGAGACCCTTTTGCGGTTTCCGTGGTTGCCGAAGCCGGGGGGTGGCTCGGAGTGGGTATCGCGAGCCTGGTCAACTTGCTCGATCCCGACGTCGTCGTCGTCGGCGGAGGCGTCGCAACAGGGGTCGGGGAACTGCTGCTCGCACCGGCGCGCGCCCGAATGCGCGGGGCCGTGATGGGGGACGAGTTTCGTAGTCATCCGCCGGTCGTTCCCGCGATGCTCGGCGACGATGCCGGCGTTATCGGGGCCGCGGCCCTCGCGCGTCAGGTGGCCTCCGGCAGGCGCGCGCCGGATTGA
- a CDS encoding DUF5304 family protein has translation MSFVTSEDGATERPHAQHGCSSPDCVLCPFGVVFSTLRQTKPEVMEHLMKAGFELFQAFKAVVDQHAERWEQAERLQRIPIL, from the coding sequence ATGTCTTTTGTCACATCCGAAGACGGCGCAACCGAGCGCCCGCACGCTCAGCATGGATGTTCATCCCCGGACTGCGTGCTGTGCCCGTTCGGTGTCGTGTTCTCCACCCTGCGTCAGACCAAACCGGAAGTCATGGAGCATCTGATGAAGGCCGGCTTCGAGTTGTTTCAGGCGTTCAAGGCGGTCGTTGACCAGCATGCGGAACGGTGGGAGCAGGCCGAGCGGTTGCAGCGCATCCCGATCCTCTGA